The following are encoded in a window of Scylla paramamosain mitochondrion, complete genome genomic DNA:
- the ND4L gene encoding NADH dehydrogenase subunit 4L yields the protein MVSFSSMMVFIPMVMIFCGMWGFITYNKHMLNSLLSLEFMMLGVFWLMSIQLTLVGSEIYFSLFFLTLAACEGSLGLTMLILVVRSHGNDVFSSFNLLEC from the coding sequence ATGGTAAGTTTTAGAAGTATAATAGTTTTTATTCCTATAGTAATAATTTTTTGTGGGATATGGGGATTTATTACATATAATAAGCATATACTAAATTCTTTATTAAGATTAGAGTTTATAATACTTGGGGTTTTCTGATTAATAAGAATTCAATTGACTCTAGTAGGGAGGGAAATTTATTTTTCTCTATTTTTTTTAACGTTAGCTGCGTGTGAAGGGTCTTTAGGATTAACTATGTTGATTTTAGTGGTCCGGAGCCATGGAAATGATGTATTTAGTAGATTTAATTTATTAGAATGTTAA